The Daucus carota subsp. sativus chromosome 9, DH1 v3.0, whole genome shotgun sequence genome window below encodes:
- the LOC108201535 gene encoding cytosolic sulfotransferase 13, producing MEPKTSQLPHKPVEDETLLYNQEFLEFLSGLPKERVIEKFESYQYQGFWYNPPLLHGIFNMQKHFQPCENDIFLVTAPKSGTTWLKALIYALMNREAHPPQSPHHPLLNKTPHQLVPFLEFINPSEYGSVCNSPDRTTRILATHCPLVSLPKSITDDHSPSSCKIVYLCRDVKDNFVSLFHFAQKNQWHISLEESFELYCKGFSGAGPVWDQISGYWKESLDRPHKVLFMRYEEMQNEPQFQLKRLAHFLGKPISEEDEKSGVVDQIINLCSFDTQSRLKVNNTGDLVCGLSNSSFFRKGVVGDWKNCLTIDMASKLDQITEEKFHAFGLSI from the coding sequence ATGGAGCCAAAAACATCACAACTCCCTCATAAGCCAGTTGAAGATGAGACACTACTCTACAACCAAGAATTTCTCGAATTCCTTTCTGGCTTGCCAAAGGAGAGAGTTATCGAGAAATTCGAATCATATCAGTACCAAGGATTTTGGTACAATCCTCCACTTCTGCATGGTATTTTTAACATGCAGAAGCATTTTCAACCCTGCGAAAATGATATCTTCCTTGTGACTGCCCCTAAATCAGGCACCACCTGGTTGAAAGCTCTGATTTACGCATTAATGAACCGCGAAGCCCACCCTCCTCAGAGTCCTCATCATCCTTTGCTTAACAAGACTCCGCATCAGCTCGTTCCTTTTCTAGAATTTATTAATCCCTCAGAATATGGCTCGGTCTGCAACTCCCCGGATAGAACCACTAGGATCCTCGCAACTCACTGTCCTCTAGTCAGCCTCCCGAAATCCATCACTGATGATCATAGCCCGTCGAGCTGCAAAATTGTTTACCTCTGCCGGGACGTCAAAGACAACTTTGTTTCACTCTTTCACTTTGCCCAGAAGAACCAATGGCACATTTCCTTGGAGGAATCTTTTGAATTGTACTGCAAAGGATTTAGTGGAGCCGGACCAGTTTGGGATCAAATCTCGGGATATTGGAAGGAGAGCTTGGACAGGCCACATAAGGTGTTATTTATGAGGTATGAAGAGATGCAAAATGAGCCTCAGTTTCAGCTCAAGCGACTTGCTCATTTTCTTGGGAAACCAATTTCTGAAGAGGATGAAAAATCAGGTGTAGTTGATCAAATCATAAATTTGTGTAGTTTCGATACTCAGAGTAGGCTAAAGGTTAATAACACGGGAGATTTGGTGTGCGGTTTAAGCAACAGTTCATTTTTCCGCAAAGGTGTAGTTGGAGACTGGAAAAATTGTTTAACCATTGATATGGCTTCTAAGTTAGACCAGATAACAGAAGAAAAATTCCATGCTTTTGGGTTATCTATATGA